Proteins from one Ovis aries strain OAR_USU_Benz2616 breed Rambouillet chromosome 12, ARS-UI_Ramb_v3.0, whole genome shotgun sequence genomic window:
- the LOC101118971 gene encoding eukaryotic initiation factor 4A-III-like, with the protein MAATAATMATSGSARKRLLKEDMTKVEFETSEEVDVTPTFDTMGLREDLLRGIYAYGFEKPSAIQQRAIKQIIKGRDVIAQSQSGTGKTATFSISVLQCLDIQVRETQALILAPIRELAVQIQKGLLALGDYMNVQCHACIGGTNVGEDIRKLDYGQHVVAGTPGRVFDMIRCRSLRTRAIKMLVLDEADEMLNKGFKEHIYNVYRYLPPATQVVLISATLPHEILEMTNKFMTDPIRILVKRDELTLEGIKQFFVAVEREEWKFDTLCDLYDTLTITQAVIFCNTKRKVDWLTEKMREANFTVSSMHGDMPQKERESVMKEFRSGARQVLISTDVWARGLDVPQVSLIINYDLPNNRELCIHRTGRSGRYGRKGEAINSVKNDDIRVLRDVEQYYSTQIDAMPMNVADLI; encoded by the coding sequence ATGGCGGCTACGGCGGCCACGATGGCGACCTCAGGTTCAGCGCGGAAGCGGCTGCTCAAAGAAGACATGACCAAAGTGGAATTCGAGACTAGCGAGGAGGTGGACGTGACCCCCACGTTCGACACCATGGGCCTGCGAGAGGACTTGCTGCGCGGCATCTATGCCTATGGTTTTGAAAAACCATCAGCAATCCAGCAGCGAGCTATTAAGCAGATAATTAAAGGAAGAGATGTCATTGCACAATCCCAGTCTGGTACAGGCAAAACAGCCACCTTCAGTATTTCTGTCCTCCAGTGTTTGGATATTCAGGTTCGTGAAACCCAAGCTTTGATCTTGGCTCCAATAAGAGAGTTAGCTGTACAGATCCAGAAGGGCCTGCTTGCCTTGGGTGACTACATGAATGTCCAGTGCCATGCCTGCATCGGGGGCACCAATGTGGGGGAGGACATCAGGAAATTGGACTACGGACAGCACGTTGTCGCCGGCACACCTGGGCGTGTCTTTGATATGATTCGTTGCAGGAGTTTGAGGACACGTGCTATCAAGATGTTGGTTTTGGATGAGGCTGATGAAATGTTGAATAAAGGTTTCAAAGAACATATCTATAACGTGTACAGGTACCTGCCCCCAGCCACACAGGTGGTGCTCATCAGTGCCACACTGCCCCATGAGATCCTCGAGATGACCAACAAGTTCATGACCGACCCCATCCGCATCTTGGTAAAACGTGATGAACTGACTCTCGAAGGCATCAAGCAGTTTTTTGTGGCTGTGGAACGGGAAGAGTGGAAGTTTGACACCCTGTGTGACCTCTACGACACGCTGACCATCACACAGGCTGTCATCTTCTGTAACACCAAGAGGAAGGTTGACTGGCTGACGGAGAAGATGAGGGAAGCTAACTTTACAGTGTCGTCCATGCATGGGGACATGCCCCAGAAGGAGCGAGAGTCCGTCATGAAGGAGTTCCGGTCAGGTGCCAGACAAGTGCTCATTTCTACAGACGTCTGGGCCCGGGGGCTGGATGTGCCCCAGGTGTCCCTCATCATTAACTATGACCTGCCCAACAACAGAGAGCTGTGCATACACAGAACTGGGCGATCAGGTCGATATGGCCGAAAGGGTGAGGCCATTAATTCTGTAAAGAACGATGATATCCGCGTCCTCAGAGACGTTGAGCAGTACTACTCCACTCAGATTGATGCGATGCCCATGAACGTTGCTGATCTGATCTGA